One Oligoflexus sp. genomic window carries:
- a CDS encoding HAD family hydrolase, with amino-acid sequence MSQAKIAAFFDLDRTLIDVNSAILYAQFERKHGRISTRQVLTTIFHSLLYHLNIGSMEKAYARAMKHFTGIAEKDLAGWAKDFFEEEVKPRLQPGALPVLQQHKNAGHILVMLTSSSCYQADYACQAWGLDHWIANRFPTENGLFLGTYHKPLVYGDGKVHHAKAWAADAGVDLQRSYFYTDSYSDLPMLKEVGYPMVVNPDPKLRAHALKYKWELLDWRQPKTVMPRMEEANA; translated from the coding sequence ATGAGTCAGGCGAAGATTGCAGCGTTTTTCGATTTGGATCGGACCTTGATTGATGTGAACAGCGCGATACTCTATGCGCAGTTTGAGAGGAAGCACGGACGTATTTCCACGCGTCAGGTCCTGACGACGATCTTCCACTCGCTGCTCTATCATCTGAATATCGGTTCGATGGAAAAAGCCTATGCCCGGGCCATGAAGCACTTCACCGGCATCGCGGAAAAGGACCTTGCCGGCTGGGCCAAGGACTTTTTCGAGGAGGAGGTGAAGCCGCGTCTTCAGCCCGGCGCCTTGCCCGTTCTGCAGCAGCATAAGAACGCCGGCCATATCCTCGTGATGCTCACCAGCAGCTCGTGCTACCAGGCGGATTACGCCTGCCAGGCCTGGGGCCTTGATCATTGGATTGCCAATCGTTTTCCCACGGAGAATGGCCTTTTCCTGGGTACCTATCATAAGCCCCTGGTCTATGGCGATGGCAAGGTCCATCATGCCAAGGCCTGGGCTGCGGATGCGGGCGTTGACCTTCAGCGTTCCTACTTCTACACCGATTCTTATTCGGATCTGCCGATGCTGAAGGAGGTCGGTTACCCGATGGTCGTGAACCCTGATCCGAAGCTCAGGGCCCATGCTTTAAAATATAAGTGGGAACTTTTGGATTGGCGGCAACCGAAGACGGTGATGCCGCGCATGGAGGAAGCGAACGCTTAG
- a CDS encoding alkane 1-monooxygenase: MRHYLKFLPCNLLVVSAILALSAGGAWLWFPLLLIVCLVALGDAVLPPDLHHKKYRYIWILNSFLFANLPLLLIANFVLLWQFSPHDLLGFGAFLDGTLGLNVLENKAMTHNVHRLGAFLGLGLIFGIAGTNVAHELVHRTWSLWAMETGRCLLAFTWDSEFAIEHVYGHHRTIGTWADPATARRGESFFTFFLRSTRDGNIGAWRIEKNFRQKKNRPVWSLGNRVLRGWCLSLILAALSTVLLGWAGLLLHLGLAIYGKSYLELVNYIEHYGLVRVPGTPVRFSHSWNSNHSLSSWFLFNLTRHSHHHEKGQLPFWRLEPKPDAPTLPFGYMTMILLALVPPLYHSIMRPYLDTWDQHWATAAEKSLARTPPAAQG; this comes from the coding sequence GTGCGTCATTACCTAAAGTTCTTGCCCTGCAATCTGCTTGTGGTGTCGGCTATCCTTGCCTTGAGCGCGGGTGGCGCCTGGCTCTGGTTTCCTCTGCTGCTGATCGTCTGCCTCGTCGCCCTGGGCGATGCCGTCCTGCCTCCTGATCTTCATCACAAGAAGTACCGATACATCTGGATTTTAAATTCTTTCCTCTTTGCCAATCTGCCTTTGCTTCTGATCGCCAATTTTGTTTTGCTCTGGCAATTCTCCCCACACGATCTTTTGGGTTTTGGCGCGTTTTTGGATGGGACCTTGGGCCTGAATGTCCTGGAAAATAAGGCCATGACGCATAACGTGCATCGGCTGGGCGCTTTCCTGGGCCTTGGCCTTATCTTTGGAATCGCCGGCACCAACGTCGCGCATGAACTTGTGCATCGCACCTGGAGCCTCTGGGCGATGGAAACCGGACGCTGTCTCCTGGCTTTCACCTGGGATAGTGAATTTGCGATAGAACACGTCTATGGGCATCACCGAACGATAGGAACCTGGGCCGATCCGGCGACCGCACGCCGCGGGGAATCCTTCTTCACCTTCTTTCTGCGTTCCACGCGGGATGGCAATATCGGAGCCTGGCGCATCGAAAAAAACTTTCGTCAAAAAAAGAATCGCCCGGTCTGGTCCCTTGGCAACCGTGTGCTGCGTGGCTGGTGCCTGTCTCTGATCCTGGCCGCTCTGAGCACGGTACTTTTGGGTTGGGCGGGTCTTCTTCTGCATCTCGGGCTGGCCATTTACGGCAAGAGCTATCTTGAACTCGTCAACTACATCGAACACTACGGACTCGTGCGCGTGCCGGGAACCCCCGTTCGCTTCAGTCATTCCTGGAACAGCAATCACTCTCTGAGCAGCTGGTTTCTATTCAACCTGACCCGGCATTCGCATCATCATGAAAAGGGTCAGCTTCCCTTCTGGCGTTTGGAGCCGAAGCCGGATGCTCCGACGCTCCCTTTCGGTTACATGACCATGATCCTGCTCGCTCTGGTTCCCCCGCTCTATCATTCGATCATGAGGCCTTACCTGGATACCTGGGACCAGCACTGGGCGACAGCTGCGGAAAAATCTTTGGCCAGGACCCCGCCCGCAGCCCAGGGCTAA
- a CDS encoding tetratricopeptide repeat protein, protein MNTQWSRLLIWLFGGWLLISGPAFADGYNKGLDAFRDGEYSKAYKILSGVVKKAKDKSDKAEAMALMGAAAAKMGKKSKAESLFAKALKLDPDVSLSKDAVKDKAVRKLFTKAKKGGGGDDDSGGDDFSDDRSERMSSKSSGSSYKAYIPFGLGYLFNGEISKGLIYGGAQAAGIVGFLYYNGEISKANADADSIGQDALAKQAANQPVDQETLDFLNQNEAFVKAAQSNQKLMLAIAVGGYGLGILDSLFFGKSSGGGGSKKSKRRADTLLPTAESLAEQSRDNGMETEEVEEAPRLWNMKLHLLPKQDPGLMLSINRSF, encoded by the coding sequence ATGAACACTCAATGGAGCCGATTGCTCATTTGGCTCTTCGGCGGCTGGCTGCTGATAAGCGGCCCAGCGTTTGCGGACGGATACAATAAGGGTCTGGATGCTTTCCGTGATGGGGAATATTCCAAGGCCTACAAGATCCTTTCGGGTGTTGTCAAAAAGGCCAAAGACAAATCGGACAAGGCCGAAGCCATGGCCCTCATGGGTGCTGCGGCGGCCAAGATGGGCAAGAAAAGCAAAGCGGAATCACTCTTCGCCAAAGCGTTGAAGCTCGATCCTGACGTCAGCCTGTCCAAGGATGCCGTCAAGGACAAGGCTGTTCGAAAACTCTTCACCAAAGCCAAAAAAGGCGGCGGTGGCGATGATGATTCCGGTGGAGATGACTTCAGCGATGACAGGTCCGAGAGAATGTCTTCCAAGAGCAGCGGCAGTTCGTATAAGGCCTACATTCCCTTTGGCCTCGGTTACCTCTTCAACGGGGAAATCAGCAAGGGTCTGATCTATGGCGGCGCTCAGGCGGCCGGTATCGTCGGCTTTCTTTACTACAATGGCGAGATTTCCAAGGCCAATGCGGATGCGGATTCAATCGGACAGGACGCCCTTGCGAAACAGGCGGCTAATCAGCCTGTCGATCAGGAAACCCTGGACTTTCTGAATCAGAACGAAGCCTTCGTGAAGGCCGCGCAGAGCAATCAGAAGCTGATGCTGGCGATTGCCGTCGGTGGGTATGGTCTGGGTATTCTGGACAGTCTCTTCTTTGGCAAAAGCAGCGGCGGCGGTGGCAGCAAAAAGTCCAAGCGTCGCGCGGATACTCTGCTCCCAACAGCCGAGAGCCTTGCCGAACAGAGTCGTGATAACGGAATGGAAACGGAAGAAGTCGAGGAAGCCCCTCGCCTTTGGAATATGAAGCTGCACCTTCTGCCCAAGCAGGACCCTGGATTGATGCTGAGCATCAACCGCAGTTTCTAA